Below is a window of Onychostoma macrolepis isolate SWU-2019 chromosome 06, ASM1243209v1, whole genome shotgun sequence DNA.
CGGGACAAGGTGATTGAGGAGGATGTCCTGTTTTGCCGGCCTCTTCAGTCGCACACTACAGGAGAAGCCATTTTCAATGTCCTTGAAATTTTTATCCGTGAAAATGGTTTAGCTTGGGACCGATGCGTTGGCCTATGCACGGATGGTGCGCAGGCAATGACAGGGCGTGAGCGTGGCCTAGCTGCTCGCGTTCAGCAAGTAGCTCCACTTGTGAAATGGACACATTCCATGGTCCATCGCGAAGCACTAGCTGCTAAAAAAATGCCGGTTCTTTTTGACTCCGTGCTGAACCAATCAGTGAAAATGATAAATCTCATCAAATCACGGCCGCTAAACTCTCGCTTGTTTGGGGTCCTCTGCCAGGAGATGGGGTCAGGGCACGAACAGCTGCTTCTGCACACTGAAGTTCGCTGGCTCTCCAGGGGGCGGGTGTTACAGCGGTTGTATGAGCTGCGAGAGGAGGTGAAGTGGTTTTTGACAgaaatcagatcagatctgGTGAAGCATCTGGATGACACTATGTGGCTTGCGTCTCTGTCCTATTTGGTCGATATATTTGACCGCTTGAACGGCCTCAACCTGTCTTTGCAAGGCCGCGAAACTCATATTTTGCTCCTTGCAGACAAAGTGCACGCCTTCACACAAAAACTAGACCTCTGGCATGGCCGAGGGAACTGCGACATGTTCCCCAGCCTTGCAGACTTTATCGCTGATGCAGGCACGTCACACGATTTCTCCTCCCTATTTCAATCAGCGTCTGAGCACCTGTCAGCAATGAGTAAACAGTTTGCGACGTACTTTAAAGAGGATTATCGCTCTTTTGCATGGGTTCGAGATCCGTTTGTGTGCACAGCAAACGAGCTATCAATTGATATGCAGGAACAGCTTATTGAGCTGAAGAGTGACAGTAGACTGAAGGAACTCTTTAGCTCCTGCCCTCTTTCGTCATTCTGGGCAGCATTGATGCAGGAATATCCTGAACTCTGTGACGTCGCCTTGAAGATTCTCCTTCCTTTCGCGTCAACATATTTGTGTGAGGCAGGATTCTCAAAAATGACTGCACTCAAAACGAAATACCGCAATCATGCACAAATCGAGGATGATTTGAGGCTATGTTTATCAAACATTGAGCCAAGAATTGAGGATCTTTCCAAGGCAAAGCAGGCTCAGGTCTCACATTAACATCACCTACCTGCAAgcttctttttatatttttatagctCGACCTAGTAATTTGACTGCAAGGGCCCAGACCTGGTCTAATTACAAACAcaataatacagtgaaatatcTGATTGCCATCACACCTGCTGGGGCAATTTCATTTTTGTCTCCAGGGTGGGGTGGGCGGGTTTCTGATAAACAGATCACCAAAGAGTCAGGTTTCCTGGAACTGTTGGAGCCTGTGGATGAGGTTTTAGCTGACAGGGGATTTTTAATACGGGATGAGCTTGCAGCTTGTGGTGCCACTCTTCGCATCCCTCATTTTACTAAAGGGAAAAAGCAACTGTCTGCCCAAGAAGTAGACACATCCAGACAACTGTCTCGGGTTAGGATTCATGTTGAATGAGTCATTGGTCGGTGGAAAAACTTCAAGATTTTACAAACTGTTATTCCTGTGTCTCAGGTTGATATGCTAGATGATGTAGTGATAGTGTGCGCTGCACTAACAAACCTCTGTAAAAGTGTGGTTCCCAAATaagtcatttatttgaaatatttaatgatTAATGCTATTTTACAATCACTTTGTCAAAATATGTAACATTGTTTTTGGACATGTTccattaaataaaatcatattatggaagtgtaccatttactgtcacttattttatttaagctaatgattaatttattttttataatgaaatggAATTGCAAATGTCTTAATTTATGTGCATCTGCATACAAACAAGAAACAATAACAAGTGCATCTGTATACAGACAACAATATACATTCAAGAAATACAACAGAACACATGAGTGAAACGGTAGTTAACTAGTCAACACTTGACTTCTGGCattgacaaagaaaaaaatcagttgTTTTCACATTCTCTACATAACCAAGTTGCTGACTTCCTTTTGATCTGTTCGCAGCTGTAATGGAAGTGGCAATTACATCTGGCACAGTTGATCATTCTCCTGAAATCTGGCCTTTCACAGATTTTGCAGACTGACTGTGCCTGCAAGGAAGGGTCATGTCTTCTTGTTAGGATCTCAGGCAACAGTTGAAATGAAGGCATGTTGTATAGTCACATTtcaacaacacattttttttgtctattcCTCCCtcaatttgtataataatatctaattttaaatggttaGTGCACAATCTAGATCTAGATACTCTTATTTCCAGAATGTTGGGATTTACGCATAATCAAACTACCATAACACTACACAGCATGTAATTCATTTATGCATTATAGTGTTAGATGGCTGTAGAACAAACTTGATCCTTATGTGACATTACAATGTCAAAAATCTTGGGAGGAGTAacgaaaataaactaaatgaacTTTGGCAAAAGGAATATTATCTATGCTCTGTCAACTATTACATGCCTTTGGCTCTGGCGGTGGCACTAGATCTACTCCTGACAGTTTCTGGAAGCTGCCTGTCTAGCCTGCCTGTCCTCTTTGGTTTGTGGAAGCTGATTTTCTTTAATGGAGCTGGTTCAACTTCTTTCCTGCTCAAGTCTTTCCACATGCACTCTCCAGAAGTGACTGCTGGTTTCTCTGTCCATCCCATTCTAACACAGATTTCGATTTTGAATAAAATTGCAGCTGCATGACTGCAGCATGACCCAAGCCTGAAATTAAATCACATATAATTTACATATCAAACCATTATCCTTCATGTTATGAGTGGGTCTGGAAATTAACACTTGCTCTCAGCAAATGGGTCTGCAGGCAAGACATACTACTAGACATACTGCAGATAAGACATAGGTTACATACTAAATACTACTAACATGCCtactatgaaaaaataaaataaaagtagtcTACTATGTACGTGTTGCTACGTATGCCTTTTCTAACCGTGTGTTTTCTAGGGAAATAAAACCATCAAGTCAAGGAAATCAGTTTACAGTGCATCTGTCTCCAATGATACTTACCCTGCCATGCAGGTGCAATTTGCAGTATGGATGTAGCCTTCCCGCTTGTTGATCACAACCCAGGCTTGGTACATAGAGGTGTTTTTCCCTTGGCGCTGGCTCGGTAAAACCTCCGCTTTTAACACACAAAAGTCATCGCCTATATTGCTATATAAAACCGTCTGGACATGCCCACAGACTACGTAATTATAGGCGTCTAGCGATTTGTAGGCTCTTAGTTTTTCGCGTGTGTAAACACTCGGCTTGTCCACCAGATAGCAGTATATGGCGGGCCAGTGAATATCTGGCCACTTGCTAACGTCGTCTACCCATTCTGTTAGGAGCTCGGGATCAGACAGACAATCGCCATTAGCTAAAACAAGTTTAGAATGGTACTGTTCCCGGTCCTGTGGTGTCATAGACAGTGCATACTTTGACACAATATGCCGGTCTATTACCCGTGCcatttttctgaccccaagctGCGCGCGCACCCAACCTAGGCTTTCAATGTTTACAAACATTGAAGGGGtctatatgaatcgcgattctgtttcaaaattaatgttctaaaacagccattcttaatactgttcctcgcttCGCCCTGctctgtatctctctctctctctctctctctcattcagatcgtcagatcagctccaacaaactgttcaattatacattttcacatagcaatgagaagcgttatacatggacgcgtgtgtGGTTGaggtactgtattaaagctttaatcaaaataaaactttatattaaaagctaacataagcagtagcataataacagcgtatctaaaagtatgagacaacaaacaaacataccattaaaagccgtgcttgcacaggttctgcgcgatcctcttcactaatatcctctgcgtctcaatcgggctcaaattgataagcaatatagacgacgccattgtttacaatacaaccggagcacatgctgctgagctgaggggtgggacatttag
It encodes the following:
- the LOC131542745 gene encoding zinc finger BED domain-containing protein 5-like gives rise to the protein MLALKINQLNILKESLMASISNRQPFQCTALCLNSVWRHRIVAKRIGKLGKPHTIAETLILPAAQDMCRIMIGDSAAAKLGAVPLSNDTVARRIVDMSNDIRKQLIEFVKKSPYYALQLDESTDIAGQAQLLTYVRYLRDKVIEEDVLFCRPLQSHTTGEAIFNVLEIFIRENGLAWDRCVGLCTDGAQAMTGRERGLAARVQQVAPLVKWTHSMVHREALAAKKMPVLFDSVLNQSVKMINLIKSRPLNSRLFGVLCQEMGSGHEQLLLHTEVRWLSRGRVLQRLYELREEVKWFLTEIRSDLVKHLDDTMWLASLSYLVDIFDRLNGLNLSLQGRETHILLLADKVHAFTQKLDLWHGRGNCDMFPSLADFIADAGTSHDFSSLFQSASEHLSAMSKQFATYFKEDYRSFAWVRDPFVCTANELSIDMQEQLIELKSDSRLKELFSSCPLSSFWAALMQEYPELCDVALKILLPFASTYLCEAGFSKMTALKTKYRNHAQIEDDLRLCLSNIEPRIEDLSKAKQAQVSH